In Acidimicrobiales bacterium, the DNA window CCTGGCGGGGCTCGGCCCGGCCCCGGGCGGGGGCCCCCGGACCTTCCTGGCCGTCTCGGCCGTCGGCTACTACGGCGCCGACGCCGGCGACCGGGTCCTGACCGAGGAGTCCCCCGCCGGCACCGACTTCCTGGCCCGGCTGTGCACGGAGTGGGAGGCGGCGGCCGAGCCGGCCCGCCAGGCGGGCCAGCGGGTGGTCCACCCCCGCCTCGGGCTCGTCCTCAGCGCCACGGGAGGCGTGCTCGGGCGCATGCTGCGGCCGTTCCGCCTCGGGCTGGGCGCCCGCCTCGGCTCGGGGCGGCAGTTCATGAGCTGGATCACCCGGGAGGACGCCGTGTCGGCCCTGATCCACCTGGCCACCGACCGGTCGCTGGAGGGTGCCGTGAACGTCACCGGCCCCGAACCGGCCACCAACGCCGAGCTCACCGCCGAGCTGGGCCGGGCCCTCCGCCGTCCCACCAAGCTGGCTGCCCCTGCCGGCGCTCTCCGGCTGGTGCTGGGGCGGGAGATGGCCGACGAGACGCTGCTGGCGAGCCAGCGGGTGCGTCCCGCCCGCCTCGAGGCCGCCGGGTTCGGCTTCCGGCACCCGGATCTGGCCGGCGGGCTCCGCGCCGCCCTGGCCGACCGGTGAGGGCCGACCCCTGAGCCCCGCCGCCGACGCGCCCGACGTCGTCGTCGTCGGGGCCGGGCCGGCCGGCTCCGCCACCGCCATCACCCTGGCCCGGGCCGGCGCCGCGGTTGTCGTCGTGGACCGGGCCCGCTTCCCCCGCGACAAGTGCTGCGGGGACGGCCTCACCGCCTCGGCCCTCCGCCATCTCGAGGAGCTGGGCCTCGACCCCGCCGACGTCCCGTCCTGGACCCCGGTGC includes these proteins:
- a CDS encoding TIGR01777 family oxidoreductase is translated as MIWAVAGANGLVGSALVLRLAAEGHEVTRLQRGAHWDPASGWADPGVLAGADVLVNLAGAGIGDRRWNPERKEVVRSSRVEGTAGLARALAGLGPAPGGGPRTFLAVSAVGYYGADAGDRVLTEESPAGTDFLARLCTEWEAAAEPARQAGQRVVHPRLGLVLSATGGVLGRMLRPFRLGLGARLGSGRQFMSWITREDAVSALIHLATDRSLEGAVNVTGPEPATNAELTAELGRALRRPTKLAAPAGALRLVLGREMADETLLASQRVRPARLEAAGFGFRHPDLAGGLRAALADR